A segment of the Serratia fonticola genome:
CATCGGGATCACCGTGGCACCCAGGCGTTCTGCGCCATAGTGAGCGCCAAGCCCGCCGGTAAATAGCCCGTAGCCGTAAGACACTTGGATCTTGTCTTTGGCCGTTGCTCCGCCAGCACGCAGGCAACGGGCGACAATATCGGCCCAGTTGTCGATATCGCGCTGGGTGTAGCCCACGACCGTCGGACGGCCAGTGGTACCCGATGAGGCATGAATGCGCACCACGTGTTCCATTGGCACGGCGAAGGTGTCAAATGGGTAGTTGTCGCGCAGATCCTGTTTGGTGGTGTAGGGGAAGTGCGCCAGATCGCTCAATTGCTGCAGATCGCTGGGGTGGACGCCTGCCTGATCGAACTTGCGCCGATACATTGGCACGTTGTTGTAGGCGTGGTACAGCGTCCATTGTAGGCGTTCCAGCTGTAATGCTTCTATTTCGTCGCGCGAGGCAAATTCAATCGCATCGAGTGGCCGTGGATTTATCGTCATCTTTTTAGCCTCAGGGTTAGACACGCTCAATAATCATGGCAATGCCCTGGCCTACGCCGATGCACATGGTGCACAGGGCGTAGCGGCCAGCTCGCCGTTCCAGTTCGAACAGGGCGGCCAGCGCCAGGCGTGCACCGCTCATTCCCAAGGGGTGGCCGAGTGCGATGGCACCACCGTTGGGGTTGACCTGTTCGGCATCATCCGGCAAACCTAACTGGCGCAATACCGCTAACGCCTGTGCAGCGAATGCCTCATTGAGTTCGATCACATCCATCTGTGCCAGGCTCAGCCCGGCGATCTCCAAGACCTTTCGGGTCGCAGGTAGCGGGCCTATCCCCATCAGCCGCGGTTCTACACCGCAGGTGGCCGTAGCGACGATCCGTGCCCTTGGTGTCAGCCCCTGCTGTCGGGCCATGGCTTCGGAGGCGATAATCAGCGCCGCTGCGCCGTCGTTCACGCCCGAAGCATTCCCGGCAGTCACGCTGCCTGGCTGACGGAAAGGCGCGTTCAGTTTTTGTAATTGTTCCAGCGTGGTTTCTGCTCGCGGATGTTCGTCTTCGGTGAATGAGGTGATCACCCCCTTTTTACCGCTCAGGCTTACCGGAATGATTTCCTGCGCCAGGAACCCCCGTTGTTGCGCCAGAGCGGTACGCTGCTGACTGCGCAGGGCGAAAGCGTCCTGATCGGCGCGGCTGATACCAAACTGGGCGGCGACGTTTTCAGCCGTTTCCGGCATAGAGTCGGTGCCAAAAGCCGCGTGCATTTGCGGATTGACGAAGCGCCAGCCCAGGGTAGTGTCGAAGATCTGTGCCTGACGGCTGAAGGCCGTGTCGGCTTTACCCATCACCAGCGGTGCACGGGTCATGGATTCCGCACCGCCGGCTAACATCAGGCTGGCTTCCCCGGCTTTGATACTGCGGGCGGCCATAGCCAAGGCATCTAACCCCGAACCACAGAGGCGGTTGATGGTGGTTGCAGAGACATTTTGCGGCAATCCGGCCAACAGCGTCGCCATTCGGGCCAGATTGCGGTTGTCTTCCCCGGCCTGATTGGCACAACCGAGGATCACGTCATCCACCTGTGACCAATCTACCTGGGGATAGCGTTCCAGCAAGGCACGCAGCGGCAGGGCCGCCAGATCGTCAGCTCTCAGGTTTGCCAATGCGCCGCCGTAGCGGCCAATCGGTGTGCGGACACCATCGCAGATAAAGGCCTGATTCATGATTGTTCCTCCAGGATACGGTGGCCCAGGCGATGTGCGCGGCCGCGAAACCAGGCAACGGTTTTCCCCTGTTGATTAACGATCTCGACGTCATATAACCCGCTGGTTTTGCCTTGATGGCGGACTTCGGCACAGGCGGTGAGACGATCGCCCGCCAGCGCCGGGCGGATAAAATCGATGGTACAGCCGGAGGCGACTGCCGCCAGCCCCTGGCTGTTACAGGCATAAGCAAAGGCGGTATCCGCCAGGCTGAACAACTGGCCGCCATGACAGGTCTGGTGGCCGTTGAGCATCATTGGGCCAACGGTCATGCTGACTTTGGCCATACCGGCATCCACGGCATCAATTTGCATATTCATCGTTTGAGCGCAGGTATCCTGGCGAAACATCTGTTCAGTGCAGCGCTGGGCCAGCGCGCGGGATGGGTTGTTACTCATCAGCATTTAGCTCCTATTGGCGGCATAACGGCGCAGCAGCGGCATTGGGCGATAGCGAGGCTCTGCGTAATAGCGTTGAAGATTCTCCAACGTGGCGAGAATATGCGGCCAACCGAGTTTGTTCCCCCAGGCGAGAGGGCCTTGTGGGTAGTTGACGCCAAATCGCATGGCGTTGTCGGTATCAGCGGCGCTGGCGACGCCTTTGTTGACGACGTCGAGGGCTTCATTGCTCAACATGGCGACGGTGCGCATAACCAGCAGGCCAGGGTAGTCCGGCAGGTGGATCACTTGCTTATCCAGCGACTGCAAGAAGCGGATCACTTTTGCCGTTTGCGGTGCGGTATTTTGCTCGGCGCTGCTGATGGCGATAACGGGCGCGTGCTGATAGTTGACAGACAGGTCGAACAGGACCACCGGCGTTCCAATTTCTTCGGCGACCTGGCTTGCTGTTTTACCATTTGTTAACATAAATGTAACTTCGTCAAGGCAAGCAAATGGGCTGGTCTGGCCAGAATATTTGACCGTCGCCGCATTTCCTGCCAGCAACTGGGCAAATTCCGCCATGACTGACCAGTCGCCATGCAAGGTGACGGACTGGGGCAGGCCGCCAGCTCCCACCGTAGCGAAGGTGGCCGGTGGTATTGCCCGTTCACTGTCATAACGGTAGAAACCACGCCCGCTTTTGCGCCCCAGGTGTCCCGCTGCGACCAGTTCCTGTTGCACGAGTGAAGGCGTAAAGCGGGCATCCTGGTAGAAGGCCTGATACACCGTTTCGGTAACGGCATAGTTGACGTCCTGCCCGATCAGATCGGTTAATTGCAGTGGCCCCATGGCGAATCCCCCCGCATCACGCAGCACGGCATCCAGCGTGGCGGGATCGGCAATCTGCTCTTCCAGCGCACGCAGGGTTTCGGCATAGAAGGGGCGAGCTACGCGATTGACGATAAAGCCAGGCGTTGAACGGCAGGCAACGCTGTGTTTACCCCATCGTTGAGCCAAGGTTTGCAGTGCGCTCAGGGTCTGCGGGCAGGTTTCCAATCCGCTGACGATTTCGACCAACTTCATCAGCGGCGCCGGGTTGAAGAAGTGTAATCCGGCCATGCGCTGCGGGTGTTGCAATGCACTGGCGATGGCGGTAATGGAGAGGGACGAGGTATTGCTGGCAAACAGAGTATCGGGCGAGCAGATTTGCTCCAGATCGCGAAACAGGCTCTGCTTGATTGCCAACTTTTCTGCTACGGCCTCGATCACCAGACGGCTGTCAGCCAGATCGCTCAGCGTATTGGCCAACTGGATATTGTCCAGCAAGGTTTCCGTCAGTTGAGCATCGGCCTTGCCAGCCTCTGCCCGCTTGCGCAGCCGTTGTCTAAGCTGTTCAAGCGCACGCACCGCTGCTGGCTGGGCAATATCAAACAATTTAACCCGATGGCCTGCTGCCGCTGCCACTTCGGCAATGCCGATCCCCATGGTGCCTGCGCCAATGACGGCGACCGGAGCGGGCCTCTCCCCAACGCTGATGGCGCGTGATCCACTCATGGCTATTTCCCGCTGAAGTTCGGTTGGCGTTTGGAAAAGAAGGCGTTGACACCTTCGCGATAGTCGGCGCTGCGCCCCCCCAGACGCTGCAAATCGCGCTCTAAATCAAGCTGCTGATCGAGGGTATTGCTGGCCGAGCTGTACATCGCTTTCTTGATGAGCCCCAGGCCGTAGGTAGGTTGGGTGGCGAGTTGTCTGGCCATGCTGAAGGTGTGTTCGGCCAGTTCTGCCGCGGCAACGATCTGCCAGATCATTCCCCACTCTACAGCCTGCTGGGCGCTGATTTTGTCTCCTAACAGTGTCATGCCCATGGCCCTGGCGTGCCCGACCAGGCGTGGCAGATACCAACTGCCGCCGGAGTCGGGCACCAGCCCCAGTTTGCAGAAGGACTGGATAAAGCTGGCATTATCGGCAGCGACCACGATATCGCAGGCCAGGGCCAGCGCGGCCCCGGCCCCGGCGGCAACGCCATTAACCGCGCAGACGATCGGCTTGGGCAGGGCACTCAGGCGGCGGATCAACGGATTGTAGAAACGTTCCACCGACAGGCCCAGATCCGGTGCCGCCTGTTCCACGCTGACGTTACGATCGTTCAGATCCTGCCCGGCGCAGAATCCGCGGCCTGCACCCGTGATCAATACGCAGCGCACCGTATCGTCACGTTCGGCCACGGTGAGCGCTTCACTGAGCTGGTGGTGCATTTCATCGTTAAAGCTGTTGAGCCGATCGGGGCGGTTAAGGGTAATGGTCAACACCCCGGCTTCGATGTGGCTAAGAATCAATGCGTTTTCCATAAGTCAGCGCCCTTTGTAATGTGGAGTGCGTTTTTCGAAGAAGGCAGCAATGCCTTCCCGGCGATCTTCGGTGGCTGCCAAGGTGACAAACTGCTGGCGTTCCACCTGTAAGCCCTGGCTGAGGCCAATTTCCTGCGCCTGTTTCAGCGCCTGTTTGGCCGCGCGCAGGGCCAGCGGTGCCTGCTGGCTGATGCGTTGGGCGATCTGTTGGGTGCGCTCCAAGGTTAAGGCGTCGACGCACACCTCGCTCACCAATCCGGCCTGCTGTGCCCAGCGGGCGTCAATGGCTTCACCGGTCAGTACCATCTGATAGGCGCGGGATTTCCCCACGCAGCGGATCAGTCGTTGCGTGCCACCGGCACCGGGCATCAAGCCCAGGGTAATTTCCGGCAGGCCAAAGCGGGCGCTTTCACCACACAGGATGATGTCGCAGGCCAGTGCCAGCTCACAACCTGCACCAAGGGCATAGCCGTTCACCGCTGCCAGCAGGGGTTTGCTGAACAGGGCCAGCCGTTGCCATAACCCGGGACGATGATCATGCAGGGTAGCGGCGAGGTCTTGTTGTTGCAGTTCACGCAGATCGGCACCGGCGGCAAAGAAGCGTGCCGCACCGGTGATCACTACGGCACCCACCGTCGTATCGGCATCGGCCTGCTCAAGTTGGTAAACCAACTGTTCCAGGCACGCCGTACTCAAGGCGTTGCGAGCGTCGGGGCGATTCAGTGTCAGCGTTACCACACGCTGTTGCTGCTCACGCAGGATCCAAGGGGTTTCCATCGTCAGCTCCTAAACGTCAAAATCCAGTACTACGCCTTCACCACGCGGCCAGGATTGGCAGCTCAAGACGTAACCGGCCGCCAACTGATCCGGCTCCAGACTGTAATTGAGCGCCATATCCACTTCGCCCGCCTTCAGCTTGCATTTGCAGGTCGCGCAGACACCGCCTTTACAGGCATAGGGCAGGTCGGCGCCTTGTCGTAATGCGGCATCCAGAATGCTGTCATCCTCGTTGCCGACGTCGATCTTCAGGCGGCGACCGTCGAGCTGGATTTCCACCTGGGTGGCATGACGGTTGTCGCTGTTGGCCGGGCGAGCGATAATGCCACCGGTATTGAAGCGTTCGCTGTGAATGCGCTCGGCGGGTATTCCCGCTAACGCCAGCACGGTGTGCGCGTCATCCATCATTGCCTGTGGGCCGCAGATAAAGGCGTGGTCGAATTCGTTGAATGCCACCAGTGTTTTGCCCATTGCGGTCAGATGCTGGCGATCGATTCGGCCACTCAGCAGAGGGCTGTCGAGGTTCTCTTGGCTGAACAGGTACAACGGTTGGAAACGCTGGGGATAACGGTTTTTCAGATCTGATAATGCTTCTTTGAACATCACCGAGCGGCTGGTACGGTTGCCGTAAATCAGCGTGAACTGACTGCCCGGTTCCTGCTGTAAGGTGGCCTTGATGATCGATAACATCGGCGTGACGCCGGAACCGGCGGCGATAGCCAGATAATTACCTTGCGCGTGCGGCTGTGGCTGATAGCCAAAACGGCCTTGCGGTACCATCACCTCCAGCTCATCACCGACTTTCAGCGTCTGATTGATAAAAGAAGAAAAACGCCCCTGATGAATGGCCTTGATGCCGATTTGCAACACGCCCTCCTGCGGTGCGCTGCAAATGGAGTAACAGCGGCGCAGCTCTTCACCATTGACCAGGGCTTTTAGCGTCAGGTGCTGGCCGGGGATATAACCGTAGTGAGACTTCAGTTCGTCAGGAATACGCAGCGTAATGGCTACGGCATCCGGCGTTTCGCGCTCAATGGCGGCGACATTCAGGCGATGAAAGACCGTCATGGTTTTCAGTGCTCCTAAATACATTTGAAGTAGTCGAACGGTTCCCGGCATTCGCAGCAGCGATAAAGCGCTTTGCAGGCGGTGGAACCGAACTCGCTGATTTTTTCTGTGGTGGTGCTGCTGCAACGTGGGCACTGTATCGGCCCCTGAGCCTGCGGTTTCTCGCAGGTTTGTCCTTGAGGAGGCGC
Coding sequences within it:
- the pcaF gene encoding 3-oxoadipyl-CoA thiolase → MNQAFICDGVRTPIGRYGGALANLRADDLAALPLRALLERYPQVDWSQVDDVILGCANQAGEDNRNLARMATLLAGLPQNVSATTINRLCGSGLDALAMAARSIKAGEASLMLAGGAESMTRAPLVMGKADTAFSRQAQIFDTTLGWRFVNPQMHAAFGTDSMPETAENVAAQFGISRADQDAFALRSQQRTALAQQRGFLAQEIIPVSLSGKKGVITSFTEDEHPRAETTLEQLQKLNAPFRQPGSVTAGNASGVNDGAAALIIASEAMARQQGLTPRARIVATATCGVEPRLMGIGPLPATRKVLEIAGLSLAQMDVIELNEAFAAQALAVLRQLGLPDDAEQVNPNGGAIALGHPLGMSGARLALAALFELERRAGRYALCTMCIGVGQGIAMIIERV
- the paaI gene encoding hydroxyphenylacetyl-CoA thioesterase PaaI, which translates into the protein MSNNPSRALAQRCTEQMFRQDTCAQTMNMQIDAVDAGMAKVSMTVGPMMLNGHQTCHGGQLFSLADTAFAYACNSQGLAAVASGCTIDFIRPALAGDRLTACAEVRHQGKTSGLYDVEIVNQQGKTVAWFRGRAHRLGHRILEEQS
- a CDS encoding 3-hydroxyacyl-CoA dehydrogenase; translated protein: MSGSRAISVGERPAPVAVIGAGTMGIGIAEVAAAAGHRVKLFDIAQPAAVRALEQLRQRLRKRAEAGKADAQLTETLLDNIQLANTLSDLADSRLVIEAVAEKLAIKQSLFRDLEQICSPDTLFASNTSSLSITAIASALQHPQRMAGLHFFNPAPLMKLVEIVSGLETCPQTLSALQTLAQRWGKHSVACRSTPGFIVNRVARPFYAETLRALEEQIADPATLDAVLRDAGGFAMGPLQLTDLIGQDVNYAVTETVYQAFYQDARFTPSLVQQELVAAGHLGRKSGRGFYRYDSERAIPPATFATVGAGGLPQSVTLHGDWSVMAEFAQLLAGNAATVKYSGQTSPFACLDEVTFMLTNGKTASQVAEEIGTPVVLFDLSVNYQHAPVIAISSAEQNTAPQTAKVIRFLQSLDKQVIHLPDYPGLLVMRTVAMLSNEALDVVNKGVASAADTDNAMRFGVNYPQGPLAWGNKLGWPHILATLENLQRYYAEPRYRPMPLLRRYAANRS
- the paaG gene encoding 2-(1,2-epoxy-1,2-dihydrophenyl)acetyl-CoA isomerase PaaG, giving the protein MENALILSHIEAGVLTITLNRPDRLNSFNDEMHHQLSEALTVAERDDTVRCVLITGAGRGFCAGQDLNDRNVSVEQAAPDLGLSVERFYNPLIRRLSALPKPIVCAVNGVAAGAGAALALACDIVVAADNASFIQSFCKLGLVPDSGGSWYLPRLVGHARAMGMTLLGDKISAQQAVEWGMIWQIVAAAELAEHTFSMARQLATQPTYGLGLIKKAMYSSASNTLDQQLDLERDLQRLGGRSADYREGVNAFFSKRQPNFSGK
- the paaF gene encoding 2,3-dehydroadipyl-CoA hydratase PaaF; this translates as METPWILREQQQRVVTLTLNRPDARNALSTACLEQLVYQLEQADADTTVGAVVITGAARFFAAGADLRELQQQDLAATLHDHRPGLWQRLALFSKPLLAAVNGYALGAGCELALACDIILCGESARFGLPEITLGLMPGAGGTQRLIRCVGKSRAYQMVLTGEAIDARWAQQAGLVSEVCVDALTLERTQQIAQRISQQAPLALRAAKQALKQAQEIGLSQGLQVERQQFVTLAATEDRREGIAAFFEKRTPHYKGR
- the paaE gene encoding 1,2-phenylacetyl-CoA epoxidase subunit PaaE, which translates into the protein MTVFHRLNVAAIERETPDAVAITLRIPDELKSHYGYIPGQHLTLKALVNGEELRRCYSICSAPQEGVLQIGIKAIHQGRFSSFINQTLKVGDELEVMVPQGRFGYQPQPHAQGNYLAIAAGSGVTPMLSIIKATLQQEPGSQFTLIYGNRTSRSVMFKEALSDLKNRYPQRFQPLYLFSQENLDSPLLSGRIDRQHLTAMGKTLVAFNEFDHAFICGPQAMMDDAHTVLALAGIPAERIHSERFNTGGIIARPANSDNRHATQVEIQLDGRRLKIDVGNEDDSILDAALRQGADLPYACKGGVCATCKCKLKAGEVDMALNYSLEPDQLAAGYVLSCQSWPRGEGVVLDFDV